Sequence from the uncultured Fibrobacter sp. genome:
TGGGCGATGCATTCGTGCTTTCCACTGTCTGCTACGGCGAAGAAAAAGAAGGTGATTTCTTCCCTCTCACTGTGGAATATCGCGAAAAGGCCTACGCCGCTGGTCGCCTCCCGGGCGGCTACAGCAAGCGCGAAGCCGGACGTCCCTCTGACGAAGAAACTCTTTCTGCCCGTATCATTGACCGCCCGATTCGCCCGATGTTCCCCGAGAACTTCACGCGCGAAGTCCAGGTGATTGTGCAGGTTCTTTCTGCTGACCGCAAGTTCGCACCCGATGTGCTCGGCGTGTCTGCAGCATCCCTCTCTATCGGTCTTTCTGAACTGCCCTTCGAACAGCAGGTTGCCGCCGTACGCGTGGCCGTGGTCGATGGTCAGAACATCGTGATGCCCACCTACGAACAGATGGCCTGCGCCGATCTGGACCTGGTGGTCGCCGGTACCGAAGATTCCGTCTGCATGGTGGAAGGCGGTGCCTACGAAGTGTCCGAAGACACGATGATCAACGCAATTCTCGCCGGTCACGAAGCTATCAAGGCTATGTGCAAGGCCCAACAGGAACTGGTGGACCGCTGCGCTAAGCCCAAGATGGAACTCAAGCCGCAGCACGTTGGCGAAGCCCACGAAAAGCTTCTCGCCACGGTGAAGGAAGTCGTGTGGGACGAACTGAACAAGGACGTCCACTCCAACATGGTGAAGACCGACTTCTATCCGGCTATGGCAGACCTCTGCGCGAAGATGCTCGAAGACGAACGCATTCTCGCTATCATTGGCAAGGACGAAGAACAGGATCCTGCTCTCGTTGCAGACGCTAAGGCAATCTTTAGCGACTACGAACGCACTGCCATGCGCGAAATGATCCTGAACGAAGACGTGCGCCTCGACGGCCGTACTACGACCGAAGTCCGCCCGATCGAAATCGAACTCGGCGTTCTCCCGAGCGCTCACGGTTCTGCGATCTTCCAGCGTGGCGAAACCCAGGGTCTCGTGGTCTGCACGCTCGGCTCCAAGGCCGACGAACAGCGCTACGAAAGCCTGCAGGGCGAAGGCTCCAAGAGCTACATGCTGCATTACAACTTCCCGCCGTACTGCGTGGGTGAATGCAAGCGCCTCGGCATGAGCCGCCGCGAAATCGGTCACGGCCACTTGGCCGAACGTTCTCTCGCAGCAGTGCTCCCGCTGCCGGAAGACTTCCCGTACACCATCCGCGTGGTTTCCGAAATTCAGGAATCCAACGGTTCTTCTTCCATGGCCTCTGTTTGCGGTGGCTGCCTCAGCTTGATGGACGCTGGCGTTCCTATCAAGGCTCCGGTCGCAGGTGTCGCCATGGGCCTCATCTCCGAAAAGGGTTCCGTCAAGGAAGGCGGCAAGATCAAGATCTTGACCGACATCACCGGTACGGAAGACCACCTCGGCGATATGGACTTCAAGGTGACGGGTACTGCCGAAGGTATCACTGCCTTCCAGATGGATATCAAGATCCGCGGCATTACGCCGGAACTCATGCGCGAAGCTCTGGAACAGGCTCGTCAGGGCCGTCTCCACATCTTGGGCAAGATGGCTGAACTCGGCCTCGCCGCTCCGCGTCCGAAGGTTTCCGAAAAGGCTCCGACCATGATCAAGATGCGCATCCCGACCAACAAGATCCGTGACGTTATCGGTTCCGGTGGCTCCGTGATCAAGGGCATGCAGTCTCAGACGGGTTGCACGATCAACATCGACGACGATGGTAACATCGATATCGCAGCTCCGACCGGTAAGGCCGCCGCTGTTTGCCGCCGCATGATCGAAGAACTCACTGCCGAACCTGAACCGGGCCGCAAGTACAAGGGCAAGGTGAAGACGATCCAGCCGTTTGGCGCATTCGTCGAAATCCTCCCGGGTCGTGACGGTCTCGTGCACATCTCCGAACTTGCCGACCACCGCGTCGAAAAGGTCGAAGACGTTGTTCACGTCGGTGACGAAGTCGAAGTGCTCTGCCTCGGTGTCGACCCGAAGGGCAAGGTGAAGCTTTCCATGAAGGCTTTGCTCCCTCCGAAGCCGGCTACCGAAGCTCCGGCCGCTGAAGCACCCGCTGCTGAAGCTGCTCCGGAAGCACCGGCCGAAGCATAATTTAATACAAATTATGTAATACAATTAATTACAGCCGTCAGTCTCAATGATTGACGGCTGTATTTTTACACGCTATTTAAATAATAAAACTTAAAAAGCTCTTAAAATTTTCAGCCCTGAGTTTTTTTAAAGAGACTTTTAATTTATATTTAACTTGGGGTTAGATGTGTTTGGTATAGATGGGACTTTTATGGTGCTTTTGTATTTAACAATCCTGACCGTGATTGCTGTGTTCAATTTTTTTGTTCACTACCACGTCAACCCGAGACAAAACGGGCCCTACCCTTTACTTCTGTTCTGTGTTTTTATCGCATGCTTAGGCCACCTAATGCTTGCGCTTTCGTCGAACTTGGACCAGGTGATTCTTTCAAACAAGGTGATTTACCTCGGTTCCATATTCATGCCGCTTTTAACTTTCAACGCATGCCTTTCTATTTGTAAAATCAAGTTCCCGACTTGGAGCCACGACGTTTTGATGATCGTTGTACTGGCCGTATTAACCATGTCCATGACAGTCGGATACAACGGCCTCTATTACAAGTCTATCAAATACATTCAGACAAACGGAGTGGGAAACTTTGTCGCCGAATACGGTATCGGTCACGACATTTTCAATTTCTGCATGGTTGGTTTCGTTATCATCAACGTTACCCTCATCATCTATGCATTCTTCAAAAAGAAAAATGTTTCGTTCAAGAGCTTGATCGCACTATCTTCGATTGAAGCGGTATCCATTCTTTCGTTCTTTATTTCTCGTGTAGTCGAAAGCGATACCATGGTCATGCCTGCCGTTTACGTATTTGACCAGTTCGCCCTTCTGTACATTTGCTTTAGAGTCAAGCGCTACGACGTGGAACAGATTATTTCGCAGGTACTCGAAACCCAAAACGCAGACAGCTACGTTCTCATTTCTTCGAACAACAACTTCCTCGGTTGTAACGCGGTGGCCTACGAAACCTTCCCTACCCTGAAAAATTGCCGTATTGACCACTCCACTCCCGACAATTTCGAACTCAACCATTTGCTGATTGCCTGGAACAAGGAACTGAAACAAGGCAACGTGACTATCGAAAAGAAGTTCGAGTACGACGGCAAACACTACAAGATTTTGCTTAGGCAACTCCCGCTTTCGGGCTCTGAAAAAATCAACATGTTCCGAATCGAAGACGAAACCAGCATGCACAATTACATTAACATGCTGGGCACGAACAACGTGCGCCTTGAATTGATGCTCAAGGAAAACGACACCCAAATTCGTTCAATCCAGGAACAGATGGTCGTGGGCATGGCCCACATGGTTGAAAGCCGCGACAGTAACACCGGTAGCCATATCAAGCGTACAAGCCGCGTGGTGCAAATTCTGGTTGAATACCTGCGCAAGGACCCGACTCTTGGCCATTCCGAATTTTTCTACGACAGTCTGGTTTCGGCTGCTCCGATGCATGATATCGGAAAGATTGCCATTGATGACCGCATTCTGAGAAAGCCCGGCCGTTTTACGCCGCAGGAATACGAAGAAATGAAAGAACACCCCGAGAAGGGTGCCATGATTGTCGAAAACTTGCTGACCTCGGTAGAATCTCCGGACTTCGTGAGAATCGCAAAGAACGTCGCCCGCTACCATCATGAGCGCTTCGATGGTTTCGGCTATCCCAAGAAACTCAAGGGAAACGATATTCCGTTCGAAGCCCGCGTCATGGCAATCGCCGACGTGTATGACGCATTGGTGTCCAAGCGTTGCTACAAGGCAGAGATGTCGTTCAACGAAGCCTACGAAATTATTATCGAAGGCATGGGCACGCAGTTTGACCCGGCTCTAAAGGATTGCTTTATTGCCTGTCGCAAAAAACTTGAAGATTATTATCAAAGCTTGAGCGAAGACGAAGCCTAAATTGCGAAAAAATGCTATCTTTGGGCGCATGACGAAGTTTAGCGAATTCCCCTATGTTGCCGACCGTTTCAATGCGGTCCGCAGGGAAACTGTACAAGTTCGCGTTGGCGACGCACTTATCGGGGGCAATGCCCCCATTTTAGTTCAGTCCATG
This genomic interval carries:
- a CDS encoding HD domain-containing phosphohydrolase, which produces MVLLYLTILTVIAVFNFFVHYHVNPRQNGPYPLLLFCVFIACLGHLMLALSSNLDQVILSNKVIYLGSIFMPLLTFNACLSICKIKFPTWSHDVLMIVVLAVLTMSMTVGYNGLYYKSIKYIQTNGVGNFVAEYGIGHDIFNFCMVGFVIINVTLIIYAFFKKKNVSFKSLIALSSIEAVSILSFFISRVVESDTMVMPAVYVFDQFALLYICFRVKRYDVEQIISQVLETQNADSYVLISSNNNFLGCNAVAYETFPTLKNCRIDHSTPDNFELNHLLIAWNKELKQGNVTIEKKFEYDGKHYKILLRQLPLSGSEKINMFRIEDETSMHNYINMLGTNNVRLELMLKENDTQIRSIQEQMVVGMAHMVESRDSNTGSHIKRTSRVVQILVEYLRKDPTLGHSEFFYDSLVSAAPMHDIGKIAIDDRILRKPGRFTPQEYEEMKEHPEKGAMIVENLLTSVESPDFVRIAKNVARYHHERFDGFGYPKKLKGNDIPFEARVMAIADVYDALVSKRCYKAEMSFNEAYEIIIEGMGTQFDPALKDCFIACRKKLEDYYQSLSEDEA
- the pnp gene encoding polyribonucleotide nucleotidyltransferase encodes the protein MSIDAYHQKYGKMLDPKEVSVTLPDGRVITFETGRIAKQARGAAVAKMGDAFVLSTVCYGEEKEGDFFPLTVEYREKAYAAGRLPGGYSKREAGRPSDEETLSARIIDRPIRPMFPENFTREVQVIVQVLSADRKFAPDVLGVSAASLSIGLSELPFEQQVAAVRVAVVDGQNIVMPTYEQMACADLDLVVAGTEDSVCMVEGGAYEVSEDTMINAILAGHEAIKAMCKAQQELVDRCAKPKMELKPQHVGEAHEKLLATVKEVVWDELNKDVHSNMVKTDFYPAMADLCAKMLEDERILAIIGKDEEQDPALVADAKAIFSDYERTAMREMILNEDVRLDGRTTTEVRPIEIELGVLPSAHGSAIFQRGETQGLVVCTLGSKADEQRYESLQGEGSKSYMLHYNFPPYCVGECKRLGMSRREIGHGHLAERSLAAVLPLPEDFPYTIRVVSEIQESNGSSSMASVCGGCLSLMDAGVPIKAPVAGVAMGLISEKGSVKEGGKIKILTDITGTEDHLGDMDFKVTGTAEGITAFQMDIKIRGITPELMREALEQARQGRLHILGKMAELGLAAPRPKVSEKAPTMIKMRIPTNKIRDVIGSGGSVIKGMQSQTGCTINIDDDGNIDIAAPTGKAAAVCRRMIEELTAEPEPGRKYKGKVKTIQPFGAFVEILPGRDGLVHISELADHRVEKVEDVVHVGDEVEVLCLGVDPKGKVKLSMKALLPPKPATEAPAAEAPAAEAAPEAPAEA